A stretch of DNA from Arachis hypogaea cultivar Tifrunner chromosome 19, arahy.Tifrunner.gnm2.J5K5, whole genome shotgun sequence:
tttttttttttttaccaaagatatgagattcgaactcgcaacctcttaattgagtatggggagactatgccatttgagttattactcattggcaattagttagttaatttagtaatttagagtattagttttttattttttatgttattaatatgtataaaatttgaaatgattgaattttatatttactttgaaaaaatttaatatttctgtAGGTAGGATAAGGTAgagtaggatttagaattttaaagTGCGAATAAGATTAGGGTTAAGGTAAGGTCTATCCTACCTTACTCATTACCAGCCCTAATCCACACTCCACAGCTACATTTTAAATTTAAACCTAGATCTCTTTGAAACCGAGACTTGAAGCTAGTGACAGAATCTCCTATCTCACAAGGAGTTGCACAGGGATTCGAATTCTGACTAAGCTTAGGAGGTTATAAAATTCATAATATTAGTGATTGTACGTGTGTATAGATGTGTAGTGTAAaagactgaaaaaaaaaaaaaaaaaaaaaaaaaaaaaaaaaaaaaaaaaaaaaaaaaaaaaaaccttagatCTCCCTAGAGACATGATCCTCCAAACCATCACATAGGGAATTAGGCGCTATTATATTACAAAGGAGACTAGCTCACTTTTTTGAGACTTGGTAACATTTCAACTAATAAACTCGTTATGTTCCGGTCATAATTggctattaattaaaatattatggtGATTTTTAACTTATAAGTTATAACCACTCTTAATTTAATATATCCATAATATTAACGATATATAAGTAAGAATCTgtgagttattttttatttttattctttatatatatacattataccAAAGAAAAATAGACTTCGCATTAagtagatgaataaaaaaattttaataaaaatttcgaATTCAATTAATACAAATTAATATACATAAGTACATATACAATATTCAAAAACTTCAATAGATCATAAATACACAAAAATCTGTCTTTCAAATTATAGATATACACAGTGATTTTATATGCAATGAGAAGAGACCACCAAGATTAAATTAGCCACTTTGAAGGAGTAGAACTCACCAGATCAATTTGGTTTGTAATACttttactatcagaatgtcacgttTCCGGCTGTACTACTTTAATAACGAGGATATTATTACGACGACTtctatatacttaataataagaGTTATTTATACAAATACTTACAAACATTACAATCACGACTCCTATCCctctttacaaaaatataatgataaaagcgagaaaaaataataattaagttaATACAACAATATCGTTAAAGCAAAAACGCAATAAACTCTTCCTAATCTTCTTCGTCTGTTTCTTGAAAAGATAAggttgtagggggtgagaacctaatcaCATTGTCTCACCGGAGGAGTTCCGGAATTGTCAAAAGaagatacatataaaaaaaagttgtttTCAATAGCAGTGATGATCGTTCGTCTTATTAACCTTTTTGAAAATCAACAGTTAATTATCTAAAATCCACAGTTaattatctaaaatccaaaactcatatttttcttataaaaatcttaaaagttacctagactgtatgaatgaccaatcTTAAAAgtctatttttctgtatttgcataACAGCAGATAGAAGCAAATATGCAACATGCTGGGAATATAGCTGTGCACCGGTTTGATAGACGAAATGAGGTATTTGAGGTGCACGAAATGACTAGCAGAAAGGTGTTGGTAGTTGATATTGCGCGACAGACGTGTGACTGTGGGCACTTTCAGGTAGAACAACTACCATGTCGCCATGTTATTGCTTGCTGTGCTAACCAGCGTCTCGATTGGCAGTTGTATGTGCATGATGTGTACAAGATTACAGAGGTTCGTAAGATCTATAGGTTTGATTTCACACCATTAGGCAATCCAGAGACATGGCCGACTTATCAGGAACCTACATTATTGCTCACTAATCCCACCTTGAGACGAAGGTCTAAAGGTCATCCCAAATTGACCCGATACCTTAATGAAATGGACTCACGCAACATGCGTGGTTCTCGGATATGCCGTCTCTGTGGTGCTCAAGGTCATAGTCGGAGTCGATGTCCTCAGCGTGCAGGAGCGAGCGGTGTTGGTGACAATGGTGGTCCCTAGATCTTTGTTGGTCTTTGTGTTTGCCAATTAATTTTTCTGATGTTCGTcgtgtttatatttttaaatttgggtTTATCCATTGATGTTTTTGATGTTTTCAATGTTAGGTTAATATTATCATCACTCGGTTTGTAGGGTGCCATTCGACACACTCGAACGACAATAACAGAGCAACGATGTCACACACCTCAAGGTGTCCATGTAACTTGTAGGGTATGATCAATCCTTCGTACGGCCGCCACTCAAATTGCCACATATTATTAGAAAATTAGAACCATAATATTAATGTTTGGATACGGGAATGACACGAACACTAAATATTTAACTCGTCCATGTAGTCTACTTCCTGCCTAAAAGTCGCTGTAGTCTTCGATAACACGCTGTGATCCGTTCGGAATGACTCCACTTGAAATATGGttcattgaaaaaattaaaaacggtTACCGTCAAACAAATATGCTGATTCAATATAATGCAGGACTAAAATAAGAACTATTACCTCATGGCAACTGGTATATCTCTGCCGGTGGAAGGGACTGTCTCGATATGGGCGCAATACACGGCAGTCGCTCCCATGTCCAAACAAACAACAAATTAAGAGGGCCATCCATCTCCTTAGTATCATACCGTGATGCACGGTATAGTGCCCTGTAAAGATGTGCGAGACATGCTGACCCCCAACTATAAGTATGGATCCGCTCGAAATCGCGAAGCAACAGTAAATATTTTGCGTGGGCATATGCGGTCGACTTATCCGTGAATAGGGTCGAACCCAACAAACAAAAAATCTGGCATCTGACATATCTCTTAATAGACTCCTCAGTGTCCAATGGCTCTGCGTCTCTGATACGCCGAACCTAACCCAACTTTATATAAGATTTCGAAGAACTATTGACAACTGGTTCGCGACCGAATATTGCGATGCTCTAGCTCTATAGGAAGTCGTTACTACTATCTGTCCAGCCGTTCACAGGCTCTCCATCAATGGGTAGGCAAAATATATGAGCGATATCTTCCAGTGTCACAGTAACCTCACCTACTGGCAATACAAAGATATGAGTTTCTAGCCTCCACCTTTCCACCAGAGCAGCTAATAAGGAGTAAAATCCTCTTATCACCCCAATCCTAGAAACGTGGTAGAATCTCGTGGAGCGTAAGTAGTTTTCGACCATCGAATTCCACATCTGCGGCAGATCCAATTTAGGAACCATCAAATTCTTGTTAGGCTGgttcaacaaaaatatatttattagtttaaataaataataattattacaaataaataattatttataatactAATTGACatcaatataaatatttttatttctaatcataattaaaaaacatttaattctttaaatattataaataaatatttaatagtcaattttgaaatataaatataaataattttaatttttgaaattaaataaaatatttaataatatttatttattaaaatatttatttttgcaatatttaataataacatattttataaatattcacatatttattataatatttatttattaaaatatttaatagatatttgcatatttattttcaaaaaataaaaatatttatttagttattaatatttaaattatttattaaaatatacagaaaaataattccattataacaaaaaaattcaacaaaattatatattcacatttatataaaataaaatataattatattagacaaataaaaattttattcaaaaatattcataaaatatcaaaaaaataatactaaaataacaatactatatttttatatactaacaataaca
This window harbors:
- the LOC114925932 gene encoding uncharacterized protein, which codes for MQHAGNIAVHRFDRRNEVFEVHEMTSRKVLVVDIARQTCDCGHFQVEQLPCRHVIACCANQRLDWQLYVHDVYKITEVRKIYRFDFTPLGNPETWPTYQEPTLLLTNPTLRRRSKGHPKLTRYLNEMDSRNMRGSRICRLCGAQGHSRSRCPQRAGASGVGDNGGP